One genomic window of Pseudoxanthomonas sp. includes the following:
- a CDS encoding 3-hydroxybutyrate dehydrogenase, which yields MSRSLHGQVAVITGAASGIGREIAFTLARAGAHVAIADLNLEGAQQAAVQIQADGGKAIGVAMDVTDEAAVNAGIAQVVAALGPVDILVANAGIQIVAPIQDFAFADWKKLLAIHLDGAFLTTKAVLPGMYAGQRGGTVIYMGSAHSHEASPLKSAYVTAKHGLLGLARTLAKEGGRHGVRSHVVCPGFVRTPLVDKQIPEQAATLGISEDEVIQKVMLGSTVDGTFTTLEDVALTVKFLCEFASAALTGQSILVSHGWHMG from the coding sequence ATGTCCCGTTCGCTCCACGGCCAGGTGGCCGTCATCACCGGTGCCGCCAGCGGCATCGGCAGGGAAATCGCCTTCACCCTGGCTCGTGCAGGCGCACATGTGGCCATCGCCGATCTCAACCTTGAAGGTGCGCAGCAAGCGGCTGTGCAGATCCAGGCGGACGGCGGCAAGGCCATCGGCGTCGCCATGGATGTCACCGACGAGGCGGCGGTCAACGCGGGTATCGCCCAGGTCGTTGCAGCGTTGGGACCGGTCGACATCCTGGTCGCCAACGCCGGTATCCAGATCGTCGCGCCGATCCAGGACTTCGCCTTCGCCGACTGGAAGAAGCTGCTGGCCATCCACCTGGACGGCGCCTTCCTGACCACCAAGGCGGTATTGCCGGGCATGTATGCAGGCCAGCGTGGCGGCACGGTGATCTACATGGGCTCGGCGCATTCGCACGAGGCCTCGCCACTCAAGTCCGCCTACGTCACCGCCAAGCACGGCCTGCTGGGGCTGGCGCGCACCCTGGCCAAGGAAGGCGGCAGGCATGGCGTGCGCAGCCATGTGGTCTGCCCGGGCTTCGTGCGCACGCCGCTGGTGGACAAGCAGATTCCCGAACAGGCCGCGACGCTTGGCATCAGCGAGGACGAGGTGATCCAGAAGGTGATGCTGGGCAGCACCGTCGATGGCACTTTCACCACGCTGGAAGACGTCGCGTTGACGGTGAAGTTCCTGTGCGAGTTCGCCAGTGCCGCCCTGACTGGGCAGAGCATCCTGGTCAGCCATGGCTGGCACATGGGCTGA
- a CDS encoding DUF5916 domain-containing protein: MRGSILAMNVMAALAAPAAAVEVDGRIDPAEWAGAQHITDFRQTQPLTRAPGTQPTEAWILATPEGLAVAFRNVQPASVPRTRQKVRRDFEDQVDRVNLMVDFDGDGRTGYNFVVSSTDGINDAIVTNENYFNEDWDGNWKHAVSEDADSWSVEILIPWYIAPMHKAAGDTRRMKIYLDRVIGSTGERMAWPAASFERPRFLSDFNAVEVADYQQSLLAVTPYVSGLYDNVHGGTELDGGVDVFWKPNGQFQLTATVNPDFGQVESDDLVVNFDATETYVSDKRPFFTENQGLFEYTTPSDFSQLLYTRRIGGPSDDGRGAGDITAAVKVNGSLGATKYGVFLADESGEAGRSFRALRLVRDFSTQNLGLMVTQVERPWLDREATVLGIDHNWRPNARWNVRTRLMGSQIEQYGDTTRGLGATVWADYEMDHGWRQQWIAMHFGSDLQLNDAGYLSQNSMNYGHWEVRKRFPEQAADSRYSSKDWRWRISQVNNDHGEVLNKQLRISREGNLRNGSEEYMQVNFNDSGVDDLLTRGHGSVEQPFNTQLVYDYTRPRKGRWAHEVEAVATRGQITDPGATGFSVDYTATYFVNDDFSVYAGIYAQHSPAWSVWQADNLVGVYRGREGHFNAGLTWNLGNRQELRIKLQALAISADATGAYRVLGSTQPAMTGEDVPDFSVRNLGFQVRYRYEVAPMSDLYVVYARGGYEETERADGIGSLLSDSLRLRDDEQLLVKFSYRFEL, from the coding sequence ATGCGTGGATCGATCCTGGCAATGAACGTGATGGCGGCCCTGGCCGCGCCAGCGGCGGCGGTGGAAGTCGATGGCCGCATCGACCCGGCCGAATGGGCCGGCGCCCAGCACATCACCGACTTCCGCCAGACCCAGCCGCTGACCCGCGCGCCGGGCACCCAGCCCACCGAAGCCTGGATCCTGGCCACGCCTGAAGGCCTGGCCGTGGCGTTCCGCAACGTGCAGCCGGCCAGCGTGCCGCGCACCCGGCAGAAGGTGCGGCGCGACTTCGAGGACCAGGTCGACCGGGTCAACCTGATGGTCGACTTCGACGGCGACGGGCGCACCGGCTACAACTTCGTGGTGTCCTCCACCGACGGCATCAACGATGCCATCGTCACCAACGAGAATTACTTCAACGAAGACTGGGACGGCAACTGGAAGCACGCGGTCAGCGAGGACGCCGACAGCTGGTCGGTGGAGATCCTGATCCCCTGGTACATCGCGCCCATGCACAAGGCCGCTGGCGACACCCGGCGGATGAAGATCTACCTGGACCGGGTGATCGGCTCGACCGGCGAGCGCATGGCCTGGCCGGCCGCCAGCTTCGAGCGTCCGCGCTTCCTGTCCGATTTCAATGCCGTTGAAGTGGCCGACTACCAACAGTCGCTGCTGGCGGTGACGCCGTACGTGTCCGGCCTGTACGACAACGTGCATGGTGGTACCGAGCTGGACGGCGGCGTGGATGTGTTCTGGAAGCCCAACGGCCAGTTCCAGCTGACCGCTACGGTCAATCCGGATTTCGGCCAGGTGGAAAGCGACGACCTGGTGGTGAACTTCGATGCCACCGAAACCTATGTCAGCGACAAGCGCCCGTTCTTCACCGAGAACCAGGGGCTTTTCGAATACACCACGCCCTCGGACTTCAGCCAGCTACTGTATACGCGCCGCATCGGTGGACCTTCCGATGACGGCCGGGGTGCCGGTGACATCACCGCGGCGGTCAAGGTCAACGGCAGCCTGGGTGCGACCAAGTACGGGGTGTTCCTGGCAGATGAAAGCGGCGAGGCGGGGCGCTCGTTCCGCGCGCTGCGGCTGGTGCGTGACTTCAGCACCCAGAACCTGGGCCTGATGGTCACCCAGGTCGAGCGGCCATGGCTGGACCGCGAGGCCACGGTGCTGGGCATCGACCACAACTGGCGGCCGAACGCGCGCTGGAACGTGCGTACCCGGCTGATGGGCAGTCAGATCGAACAGTACGGCGACACCACCCGCGGCCTGGGCGCTACGGTCTGGGCCGATTACGAGATGGACCATGGCTGGCGCCAGCAGTGGATCGCCATGCATTTCGGCAGTGACCTGCAGCTCAACGACGCCGGCTACCTGTCGCAGAACAGCATGAACTACGGCCACTGGGAGGTGCGCAAGCGCTTCCCCGAACAGGCCGCCGATTCGCGCTACTCGTCCAAGGACTGGCGCTGGCGCATCAGCCAGGTCAACAACGACCACGGCGAGGTGCTCAACAAGCAGCTGCGCATCAGCCGCGAAGGCAACCTGCGCAACGGCAGCGAGGAGTACATGCAGGTCAACTTCAACGATTCAGGCGTGGATGACCTGCTGACCCGCGGCCACGGCTCGGTGGAGCAGCCATTCAACACGCAATTGGTGTACGACTACACCCGCCCGCGCAAGGGTCGCTGGGCGCACGAGGTCGAGGCGGTGGCCACGCGCGGCCAGATCACCGATCCGGGCGCGACCGGATTCAGCGTGGACTACACGGCGACCTATTTCGTCAACGACGATTTCAGCGTCTACGCCGGCATCTACGCGCAGCATTCCCCGGCCTGGTCGGTGTGGCAGGCCGACAATCTGGTCGGCGTGTACCGGGGGCGCGAAGGACATTTCAACGCTGGACTGACCTGGAACCTGGGCAACCGCCAGGAACTGCGCATCAAGCTGCAGGCACTGGCCATCAGTGCCGATGCCACCGGTGCGTACCGTGTGTTGGGCAGTACCCAGCCAGCGATGACGGGTGAGGACGTGCCCGACTTCAGCGTCAGGAACCTGGGCTTCCAGGTGCGTTATCGCTACGAAGTGGCGCCGATGTCGGACCTGTACGTGGTCTATGCCCGCGGTGGCTACGAGGAAACCGAGCGCGCGGACGGCATCGGAAGCCTGCTGTCGGACAGCCTGCGGTTACGCGATGACGAACAGCTGCTGGTGAAGTTTAGTTATCGCTTCGAACTTTGA
- a CDS encoding SET domain-containing protein-lysine N-methyltransferase: MPRKIATRKSAIHGNGMFSVAAIKKGERLIEYKGERRTHEQVDADEGGDVESGHTFLFTLNDEYVIDGARAGNSARWINHSCDPNCEALIEEDDGDDRRKDKVVIEALRNIKDGEELTYNYGITLAEPHTARLKKVWACRCGSRKCTGTMLQPKR; this comes from the coding sequence ATGCCGCGCAAGATCGCCACCCGCAAATCCGCCATCCATGGCAACGGCATGTTTTCCGTTGCGGCCATCAAGAAAGGCGAGCGGCTGATCGAATACAAGGGCGAGCGGCGCACCCACGAACAGGTCGATGCCGACGAGGGTGGCGACGTGGAAAGCGGCCATACCTTCCTGTTCACCCTCAACGATGAGTACGTGATCGACGGCGCCCGCGCCGGCAACAGCGCCCGCTGGATCAACCACAGCTGCGATCCCAACTGCGAGGCGCTGATCGAGGAAGACGATGGCGACGATCGTCGCAAGGACAAAGTGGTGATCGAGGCCCTGCGCAACATCAAGGATGGCGAGGAGCTGACCTACAACTACGGCATCACCCTGGCCGAACCGCACACCGCACGCCTGAAGAAGGTCTGGGCCTGCCGTTGCGGTTCCAGGAAATGCACCGGGACCATGCTCCAGCCCAAGCGCTGA
- a CDS encoding SUF system Fe-S cluster assembly regulator — MLRVTKLTDYATVLLTVLASRVGEVLSATELAEASGLEATTVSKVLKPLAQAGLVEGLRGVHGGYRLAYAASDITLVQIIEAMEGPLAITECSQQDSQCGIAHQCGARANWRLINDVVADALRGMTLAQMLQPPSSSSTHAEPRRRTIAARVAS, encoded by the coding sequence ATGTTGCGCGTCACCAAGCTCACCGACTACGCCACCGTGCTGCTGACCGTCCTGGCCAGCCGCGTCGGCGAAGTCCTCAGCGCCACCGAACTGGCCGAGGCTTCCGGCCTGGAAGCCACCACCGTCAGCAAGGTGCTCAAGCCGCTGGCCCAGGCCGGCCTGGTCGAAGGCCTGCGCGGCGTGCACGGCGGCTATCGCCTGGCCTATGCGGCCAGCGACATCACCCTGGTACAGATCATCGAGGCCATGGAAGGGCCGCTGGCCATCACCGAATGCAGCCAGCAGGACAGCCAGTGCGGCATCGCCCACCAGTGCGGCGCGCGCGCCAACTGGCGTCTGATCAACGACGTGGTCGCCGACGCCCTGCGCGGCATGACCCTGGCGCAGATGCTGCAGCCGCCCTCTTCCTCTTCCACCCATGCCGAACCGCGCCGCCGCACCATCGCCGCGCGGGTCGCCAGCTGA